A genomic segment from Deltaproteobacteria bacterium encodes:
- a CDS encoding histidine triad nucleotide-binding protein — MADCLFCGIANGEIPGDIVYRDDSVLAFRDIDPKAPVHILIIPGRHIGSLAELEPGDGEVLGHAMEVARQVAVDQGVAGSGFRLVVNTGADAAQSVHHVHFHLLGGRSLAWPPG; from the coding sequence GTGGCCGACTGCCTGTTCTGCGGCATCGCCAACGGGGAAATCCCCGGCGACATCGTCTACCGGGATGACTCGGTGCTGGCCTTCAGGGACATCGACCCCAAGGCGCCGGTGCACATCCTGATCATCCCCGGCAGGCACATCGGCAGCCTCGCGGAACTGGAGCCGGGCGATGGGGAGGTGCTGGGGCACGCCATGGAGGTGGCCCGGCAGGTCGCGGTGGACCAGGGCGTGGCCGGGAGCGGGTTCCGCCTGGTCGTGAACACCGGGGCGGACGCGGCCCAGAGCGTCCACCACGTTCATTTCCATCTCTTGGGCGGTCGGTCGCTGGCGTGGCCGCCGGGGTGA
- a CDS encoding Rieske 2Fe-2S domain-containing protein, which translates to MARRPVGKRVGRREDFPDGAARKFTLRCGGESLEGFVFGFQGELFGYVNRCKHVSLPLDWVDSQFFTEDERYLICANHGALYEPTTGECLWGPCHGEWLQRVPLKVEAGTVRAFCPEDD; encoded by the coding sequence ATGGCGCGAAGACCCGTGGGCAAGCGGGTCGGCCGCCGGGAGGATTTTCCCGACGGCGCGGCCCGGAAATTCACGCTCCGTTGCGGCGGAGAGAGCCTGGAAGGGTTCGTGTTCGGCTTCCAGGGCGAGCTCTTCGGCTATGTGAACCGCTGCAAGCATGTGTCCCTGCCGTTGGATTGGGTGGACAGCCAGTTTTTCACCGAGGATGAACGCTATCTGATCTGCGCCAACCACGGCGCGCTGTACGAGCCCACGACGGGCGAATGTCTCTGGGGGCCATGCCACGGGGAGTGGCTGCAAAGGGTCCCGCTCAAGGTGGAAGCGGGAACCGTTCGCGCCTTCTGCCCGGAAGACGACTGA
- a CDS encoding Rieske 2Fe-2S domain-containing protein, with protein MELTLYLSAVFLAVYLVALTVRRLRFRRDRMHMRSEARSGGKVVAGVDELPAGTVKKFWLICGKHRIDCFVINHSGQFHAYINSCRHLVTPLDFVRYQFFTEDGRHLICATHGALYEPDTGLCVDGPCKGLSLYSLPVVVEGGEIVVRCPAGDLSFLHEVAD; from the coding sequence ATGGAACTGACCCTCTACCTTTCGGCCGTGTTCCTGGCCGTGTATCTCGTGGCGTTGACCGTGCGCCGGCTGCGCTTCCGCCGTGACCGCATGCACATGCGCAGCGAGGCGCGGTCCGGCGGGAAGGTCGTGGCCGGCGTGGACGAGCTGCCGGCGGGAACGGTGAAGAAGTTCTGGCTCATCTGCGGCAAGCACCGGATCGATTGCTTCGTGATCAATCACAGCGGCCAGTTCCATGCCTACATCAACAGTTGCCGCCATTTGGTGACGCCGCTGGACTTCGTGCGCTACCAGTTCTTCACCGAGGACGGCCGGCACCTGATCTGCGCCACCCACGGCGCCCTCTACGAGCCCGATACGGGCCTGTGCGTGGACGGTCCCTGCAAGGGGCTCTCGCTGTATTCCCTGCCGGTGGTTGTGGAGGGGGGCGAGATCGTTGTACGTTGTCCGGCCGGGGACCTTTCCTTTCTGCACGAGGTGGCGGACTGA